The sequence CTGATatgctcctcctcctgtttgtgtCCTCGCTGCCAACTGTGCCTCTGCCAAGTGATTTGCAATAAACGCTCCTGCCAAAAGGTGCAGAAAACATTCTCTCCTAAAATAAACGCTTCGTTTACTAATGAGCCGGTGGGTTTTTATGGGTTTTGGCTGATATGCAGAATGTAAATGCTCTAATGTGCTTGGTAAAAATAGGATAAAGGGGActgaaacaaatggaaaatatgaCTGCTGTTACTTTGTTAACCAGTGTTTGTCTCAACCAATATTCAACTGCAGTCAAATTCATAAATTCACAGCTTACTGGGTTTGGAGAACACAAATACTCCTAAATAAGCAAGGAAAAGGTGTCCATAACATTTCTGCTCAGATATTATTGTGAACAATGTCTGAGAGGCAAAAACAGTTTCTGACTTAATCTAAAATATCAGCTCAAATGTACCAAATTGTAGTTGTAAATGTAAAGTTGGATTAAATCCTGACTGACAGTGGTGCTGAATGATAATGTCTCCAGTCCAAAGTTAGCTGGTGTTGCATTTCTTTGACTAACCTTTAACAACACATAGTATTTTATTCTGTAGGCTCCCATAGTAAACGGAAAAGCAAGTAGCAGACAGCCTACAATAACAACTATACATCATTGCATTTGGTGCTTCATCAGATCAAGGGAGACCTGGACAGAGGCgtgctgccctctagtggcttCAGTACAACACAGCAATCTGATGAGGTCCAGTAGAACCAGTGAGGAGAGACTTCAGTGGAAGGGGTCACAAACAATATACTGACTATTGCCGTGTACTATAACTGACTAAAGTGTATTTCAGGGTTACAGtggaaaacatgaaacactttgTCTTGTTTGCACATTAACAATTTTAATGAGAaattttttaaaaggtttttttttttttatttaaaggtaatttttattttgcatgtgaatgtttgctaataaaaagcagaaaattgtTGATAAAGAACGACACaaaacagatacacaaacacatgaaaatgtgaagtcagtaaattagtaaaaaaaaaaaaggacatgcGTATCTACAATATATCTGTGATGGCAAAATCACACTGCTGCCGTTACTAAAAACAGAATAACTTATACACAGAAAGTTGACGGTGATcaaaaatgctttttctttcttctttttttaaatctaaggTTATAAATCAAATGAGACATTTCAAAAATTGTTAAGCACAAATGAACAGTAATTATTTTTTCCACGAtggaaacaaactaaaaacagaaatgacaaaCTTTCAGTCTCTGTAGAGACCTTCCACTTCACTTTATAAACTGTGTGCTTTGGACTTGAAGCTCTTAAGAGTCTCCCGCAGCTTCTGTACAGCAGCCTTGTCCTCTTCTACGGCCTTGGAGCAGACACGCTGCACTTTGCTGTGCAGATCCTCCAGACACTTCTGTTGTACAGGAGCCACAGAGGAGCCAAAGGTCAGAAATGTGTTGGAATAATACAAATACAGGCACAGAACCTACTGATGCTGCTATCAGGCTGAAGGAGTGAGTAAAACCAGTATGTAGATTGATGTTATATTATAGCACATTTCTTTTAGACAAACAGTAACATTTTGCTATAAATCCTGTTGTGTACTTCATACAATCAAATCTTTTCTGCATGGAAATCCTGAAGGTATTGAGTCAATGACAGCTACAGTCACATCTAAGCTACAGTGAAATACTGACGCTACatcagttgtgtgtttgtgatgtttgtgtgggGGAGAAATACAAATCTATTTAATTTGATCCAATAGTTAGCTGGCTTGGTAGGACACGTTTATACTTGTGTTTAGAGAAGTCTGTAGATGCCTACaagctgtaaaatatttttCCCTCTTTGAAGTATGCCAAAGGTATAGGCTCTTACTTACACCATAAGGTGTAAATGCAGAGTTGTATGAAAGTTACCTCTGTAATTGACAAGTGGTTAGCCGCTGTGGTAAATACAGACGCAAGGTTGTTGGCTACAGTACGTCTCTCCTCGTTGGTCTCCTGCAACACCAGGTGGTACCTGCAAAATAGACGGCCACAAGTGTTTTACTCTAATACAGAGAAAAATTCATCATTGAGACTGACAGAAATGGAGACCTGGAGGGTGTTTAAGCTCACACATCAAGCTCCATTTTATGAATATCTGAATAAATGAGTCACACATTGAAACAGTGTTTCCAGGGTCGTTTGAATTTGGTCTTGTTTTGTAGGGGCCACAGGCTCCAGCAGTATAAAATAGTCCTGAAGATATAAACATTGTTCATAAATATATGATGGTCACTCACTGCTGTTGTGCTGCCTTCAGTTGTTGCACAGCCTCATCATAACCACAGTTAACCTTCTTCTCAAGAAGCTTACGATGGTTCTCCACCGACTCCATCTCTTCTGCCCAGTCCTGTTCCTCCCGGGCCAGCTCCTATACAGACACCGACAAACACAAATCTATTGTTAGTACATGTATAAACACAACTCTGTGATAATGTGTTACAAGGTCAACTCGTTCTGGTTTTTCAGATTTGGCAAGGCAAACAGGTCAGTGCTGAACATGTTTAAATTAGGTTAAGTCTGCTCCATGTGCACCAACTGGAGCATGTAGTAATATGACATTTCTACCAGCATTAAGCAGACTGAACTATTTTGACTATACCTGCATGTCAGAATCCAACCGTTCATCCAGCTTTCGAATCTGCTCTCTCAGCTGCTTCAGGTCATTGGACTTGTCCAGGATGTTAGAATTCaccttgaaaaacacaaacacacaataaatatCATATTACAACCAGACTAAGATGTACAACTAAGACTTTACAAACAATGGATGTTGTCAGGTATTTAAGATATTGTGACATATTTTAGTCAAATCCAACTTTTCAATGATTTGAAATGACAACAGAGCGGGAAATAGTGCAAATAATGATTTTGTTACCTGTTCACAAGACTCCTCCAGACTGAGTTTCATGTTGGTTAATCGACTGTTCTCCTCCTCGACATCACTCACCAGCTTTCTCAGGAGCatctacaacacacacatttatcagaaCAAGGacacttttgctcaactcctaaggaagGACACAGAATACTAAAATctatcatcacacacacaatttaaaaaaaaaaaatcgaattTCCAATGGCCTACAATGGagttaacatttaaataaatataaaacaatatttatacTGATACATGGAAAAATTAAAGTTTGATACAGCTGGAAGTACCTGTATCTGTGTTTTATGCTGAACCATGCTGCCAGGTCCACATTCGAACGGCCTGATCTCAAAATCATGACCACAGGCGTTCTCTGCAGACAGTGGTATCAGCTTGAGTTTACGTGCCAGCTTGTGGTACTCTGTTAGCCTCAACTCTGCCTGGGAACGGGGGAAGATAACAGCACAGGACAGACATAGCAGGGGGAaggtaaaaagtaaaatcagaGGTCAACAAGTATCACTATTCAATCACAACTATTAAGAAGAAACTGATTTCATGAATTAAATGATTCACGTCACATACGCCATCATAACCAAACGGTAATATTCCTGCTCCTCATTGCATACATATTAGCTACATACAGTACCTTCTCTTTCACTTTGGCCAGGGAGATCTCCTCATTCCACTTGTGCTGTTCAGCATCTTCAAGAGATTTGCTGAGGCTCGAGATGGTCTGCTGCagttcccttttctctctgttgatCCTCTCAACGTCAGCTGGAGTGAACTTCTGGTTCTGCAGGAGGCGTTGTAGCTCATCTCGCTCATGCTTTAGAGACTCCAGATGACTGactgcaaaaacacagagaaaaaaaacaaacaacatatgTGAAATCAGATCTTAGCTACAGTTCTGACTGGGCAGAGACGTTCAAAGCTACTGACGACCCAATAAGCTTATTTGTGACAACATTTTATTCACACTGTTTACGCACAAAGCTCATTGTGTGCTGAAAACTGCTTAGTTACCACTTAAGCACTGTGCTGTTAGTGGGAGATTTTTTGCACTGAATGATAGACAGTAAAAGACTGGATATTTGCACTGTGCTGTTAGCAGTTTTAAagtgctgcttttaaaaaaacgtGCTGCTAAACAGGGACTCAATAAACAAGCCAATAATTCATAACttgaatcattattatttaGGTGCTGAGCATGCACAGACCCTTAAGTCCAGTAAATTATATACTATACTGCATAGTAATTAGTAACTATTCGAATCCAGACATCGATGCCCACAGGATCTAGTACATTCTACGAAAGAGCTCACTGACCGACATGGTTACACTTTGTATGAACAACATGTATTACCGGTGGTGTCCAGTTCATCATTCAATTCTGAAGCTTTGTTCTCCAGATTGACTTTAAAGGCATCCAGGCTGCTTCGATAACTCTGGAGTTTCTTGAGGTCTGCCTGCAGCTTCACCTTTTCCATCCTCTTGGTCATTAGACGGTCCTGTccaggag comes from Pempheris klunzingeri isolate RE-2024b chromosome 7, fPemKlu1.hap1, whole genome shotgun sequence and encodes:
- the ndc80 gene encoding kinetochore protein NDC80 homolog yields the protein MERGRMSRATGSRPSELPMRVQDSNRMSMVYTTPQSKQPSFGKLNIPKPQSVTSERRTSFFGPRTSGASMPRNSIMSGFGGTEKIKDARPLHDKSFVQQCIRQLHEFLTEQGYPGILSAKTLQSPSTKEFVKMFEFIYRQLDPTFEMPNSKVEEEVPAILKALRYPFVLSKCSMYSVGAPHTWPQALGALMWLIDNVKINWSLSKQELLFSDFCEDSDNIEEGAEYNKLFLDYTTETYCKFMQGDDTFEDEDDAFLTKLKKLYNVDEALLASMEQRHRILMDEVEQLEKESQTDRLMTKRMEKVKLQADLKKLQSYRSSLDAFKVNLENKASELNDELDTTVSHLESLKHERDELQRLLQNQKFTPADVERINREKRELQQTISSLSKSLEDAEQHKWNEEISLAKVKEKAELRLTEYHKLARKLKLIPLSAENACGHDFEIRPFECGPGSMVQHKTQIQMLLRKLVSDVEEENSRLTNMKLSLEESCEQVNSNILDKSNDLKQLREQIRKLDERLDSDMQELAREEQDWAEEMESVENHRKLLEKKVNCGYDEAVQQLKAAQQQYHLVLQETNEERRTVANNLASVFTTAANHLSITEKCLEDLHSKVQRVCSKAVEEDKAAVQKLRETLKSFKSKAHSL